A genomic segment from Myxococcota bacterium encodes:
- a CDS encoding OB-fold domain-containing protein, with amino-acid sequence MAEQIPFVDYLVLGDDPHLVANECAKCGARFFDRRNACASCSGTEFQKARVATKGTLRAYTIVAFAAPGIPVPFVSAIVDCDGTSVRANLVNVPADPEHVKLGMPVRLTTFPIGSDAQGVEAVNFGFEPAA; translated from the coding sequence ATGGCCGAACAGATCCCCTTCGTCGACTACCTCGTGCTCGGCGACGACCCGCACCTCGTCGCGAACGAGTGCGCGAAGTGCGGCGCCCGCTTCTTCGATCGCCGCAACGCCTGCGCGAGCTGCTCGGGCACCGAGTTCCAGAAGGCCCGCGTCGCCACCAAGGGCACGCTGCGCGCCTACACGATCGTCGCATTCGCCGCGCCCGGAATCCCCGTCCCGTTCGTCTCCGCGATCGTCGACTGCGACGGCACGAGCGTGCGCGCGAACCTCGTCAACGTCCCGGCCGACCCCGAGCACGTGAAGCTCGGCATGCCGGTGCGCCTCACCACGTTCCCGATCGGCAGCGACGCCCAGGGCGTCGAGGCCGTCAACTTCGGCTTCGAGCCGGCGGCCTAA
- a CDS encoding thiolase family protein, whose protein sequence is MGSEDVYILGINMTKFGKHKELDTLDLASQATLAALADGGVTMKDMGIVAAGNLMGGAAPIAQMIQKQVGQTGIPAYNVSNACATGATALRVAVLSVKAGESDFGLAVGVEKLAGAGLLAGGSRKADGEAWQRSGRYGAVAGVDGRIGTETMPGVFAQIGMEYGHKYGGANFELFAQISEKNHAHSTLNPLAAYTKRFTLEEIMNDIMIAYPNTRPMCSANCDGAAAAVVVSGSKLKTLSKEQQRRAVKISASVLTSDPYQEACQVLPDVNTLTRAAAKQAYEQAGVGPEDLDLVELHDCFATAELVHYDNLMLCEEGGAVDFFKSGATWRTGKTPVNVSGGLESKGHPIAATGIANIWEVCHHLRGEAGERQIEGAKVGLAHVIGLASACGVHILEKSRLA, encoded by the coding sequence ATGGGTTCCGAAGACGTCTACATCCTCGGCATCAACATGACCAAGTTCGGCAAGCACAAGGAGCTGGACACGCTCGACCTCGCGAGCCAGGCCACGCTCGCGGCGCTCGCCGACGGCGGCGTCACGATGAAGGACATGGGCATCGTCGCCGCCGGCAACCTGATGGGCGGCGCGGCGCCGATCGCGCAGATGATCCAGAAGCAGGTCGGCCAGACCGGCATTCCCGCCTACAACGTCTCGAACGCGTGCGCGACGGGCGCGACGGCGCTGCGCGTCGCGGTCCTCTCCGTGAAGGCGGGCGAGTCGGACTTCGGCCTCGCGGTCGGCGTCGAGAAGCTGGCCGGGGCGGGCCTGCTCGCCGGCGGCTCGCGCAAGGCCGACGGCGAGGCGTGGCAGCGAAGCGGCCGCTACGGCGCGGTCGCCGGGGTCGACGGCCGCATCGGCACCGAGACGATGCCCGGCGTGTTCGCGCAGATCGGCATGGAGTACGGCCACAAGTACGGCGGCGCGAACTTCGAGCTCTTCGCGCAGATCTCCGAGAAGAACCACGCGCACTCGACGCTGAACCCGCTCGCGGCCTACACGAAGCGCTTCACGCTCGAGGAGATCATGAACGACATCATGATCGCCTATCCGAACACGCGCCCGATGTGCTCGGCGAACTGCGACGGCGCGGCGGCGGCGGTGGTCGTGAGCGGCTCGAAGCTCAAGACGCTGTCGAAGGAGCAGCAGCGGCGCGCGGTGAAGATCTCGGCGTCGGTGCTGACGTCGGATCCGTACCAGGAGGCGTGCCAGGTCCTCCCCGACGTGAACACGCTGACGCGCGCGGCCGCGAAGCAGGCGTACGAGCAGGCGGGCGTCGGCCCCGAGGATCTCGACCTCGTCGAGCTCCACGACTGCTTCGCGACGGCGGAGCTCGTGCACTACGACAACCTGATGCTGTGCGAGGAGGGCGGCGCGGTCGACTTCTTCAAGTCGGGCGCGACGTGGCGCACGGGCAAGACGCCGGTCAACGTGTCGGGCGGCCTCGAGTCGAAGGGCCACCCGATCGCGGCGACCGGGATCGCGAACATCTGGGAGGTCTGCCAC